TCGCCGGCACCGTAGAACCAAATCAACAACAATTGCAACAGGTGACACCACTGGTCAGCGGCCGTGTTCAAAGGATATTTGTGTCTCTGGGAGATACTGTCAAGCCAGGGACAGTACTTATTGAAATCGATAGCCCCCAAGTAGCCGAGATGCATGGAAAACTACACGAAGCAGAGACCAGACTTCGTTTATCCAAAATAAATCTCGATAGAGTGCAACAGTCAGCCAATCGCGTTTCCGTCTTAAAATCAAAAGCCAGCCTCGATGAGGCAGAATCCAATCTCAAGCGAACCAAACTGCTTGTCTCAGAAGGACTGACTGCACGCAAAGACTTAGTAGCTACGGAGTCGGAATATGATCGAGCCAAAGCCGAATATAACTTCCAAAAAGACATCACATTAAATAGGGAAGTGACTCAAGCCAAAGCAGAAGTTCAGACTGCCGAAACAGAAACAGAACATATTCGCGATGCACTACGAGCCTTGGATGCTCATCTGGGATCGGAAACCGGTGTCGAACACAATATCTCACAAATCGAGTTACGTTCACCTATAGCCGGCACAATTATTGAACGTTTCGTCAATCCCGGATCCGGTTTTGAACAAGGCAAGCCTCTTCTGACAATAGCAAATACAAATATTCTCTGGGTCATAGCAAATGTACCTGAAACCCAGATGACCGGCATTCACATAGGCAGCCCAGCCAATGTCAAACTGGGTAATCGTTTAGTTACCGGTGCTGTGAGTTATATAGATCCACGTCTCAATGAAGACACTCGTACATCGAGAGTCCGCATTGAAATAGCAAATCCAGCACACAAGATCCAAGTCGGATCCTTTGCACAAGTAGAATTCACTACTCAGGCAACCATGCAGAACGTTCCGTTTGTTCCACAAGCAGCAGTACAGACAGTTGATGGCAAGCCGGTTGTCTTCGTCAAAGATAGAACATCAGAACAATTTCGTGTTCGCAATGTCCAAATCGGAACAGCCACATCCGGGGTCGTGCCCATTCTTAGCGGACTTGAAGTTGGTGAACAAGTAGCAGCAGATGGTTCTTTTGTCCTGAAGTCGAAACTTCTTAAAGAACAGTTTGGAGAAGAGTAATGATTGACGCAATTATTCGTTTCTCCATAAAACAACCGCTGCTCATCATTATGATGGTCA
The Candidatus Obscuribacterales bacterium DNA segment above includes these coding regions:
- a CDS encoding efflux RND transporter periplasmic adaptor subunit, which produces MQPPEELHPSSTSNASRNATRAWMVTAIVIAVTGVLCLGLWFVLNNRAPKESNKVEEKTDALDIDRKAAGIKLATVTRQTPTETFSVAGTVEPNQQQLQQVTPLVSGRVQRIFVSLGDTVKPGTVLIEIDSPQVAEMHGKLHEAETRLRLSKINLDRVQQSANRVSVLKSKASLDEAESNLKRTKLLVSEGLTARKDLVATESEYDRAKAEYNFQKDITLNREVTQAKAEVQTAETETEHIRDALRALDAHLGSETGVEHNISQIELRSPIAGTIIERFVNPGSGFEQGKPLLTIANTNILWVIANVPETQMTGIHIGSPANVKLGNRLVTGAVSYIDPRLNEDTRTSRVRIEIANPAHKIQVGSFAQVEFTTQATMQNVPFVPQAAVQTVDGKPVVFVKDRTSEQFRVRNVQIGTATSGVVPILSGLEVGEQVAADGSFVLKSKLLKEQFGEE